A genomic window from Triticum urartu cultivar G1812 chromosome 7, Tu2.1, whole genome shotgun sequence includes:
- the LOC125520840 gene encoding DNA repair protein RAD51 homolog 4 produces MDMNEEQPHAEDRCILWSDGMQLLKDAAEGKHFLPTGLEGIDTLLGGGLRKGQLTEITGQSSSGKTQVCLYSAAHVAARHMGLVLYLDTSNSFSPSRIAHILDELPISLIKEPKDVRLKRVMSSIICESVFDIFALFEVLDRLEVSLNGKVTNGSNRICLLIIDSVSSLLAPIIGGKNSQGRSMMISVAMILKKLAHKHNLSVLVTNHMVAGNGAPKPALGESWKAVPHIRLMISRDRGSNICTATALKHTLLACGRHMKFQFLPS; encoded by the exons ATG GACATGAATGAAGAGCAACCTCATGCTGAAGATCGGTGCATACTATGGTCGGATGGGATGCAGCTGCTCAAAGACGCGGCAGAAGGAAAACATTTCCTCCCTACCGGACTTGAAGG CATCGATACGCTTCTTGGAGGTGGGCTGCGCAAAGGCCAGTTGACAGAAATAACCGGCCAGTCATCTTCTGGTAAAACACAG GTCTGTCTATATTCTGCTGCACATGTTGCAGCCAGGCATATGGGTCTTGTTCTCTACTTGGATACTAGTAATTCATTCTCCCCTAGCCGAATTGCTCACATTCTTGATGAACTACCCATCTCTTTGATCAAAGAG CCAAAGGATGTGAGGCTTAAGAGGGTCATGAGCAGTATCATTTGTGAGTCTGTATTTGATATATTTGCTTTGTTTGAAGTACTAGATCGACTTGAAGTCTCATTGAATGGAAAG GTAACTAATGGCAGTAACAGGATATGCCTGCTTATCATTGACTCGGTATCATCTCTACTTGCTCCCATTATCGGCGGGAAGAATTCACAAG GGCGGTCGATGATGATATCAGTGGCGATGATTCTTAAGAAGTTGGCACATAAGCACAATCTATCTGTTCTG GTAACGAATCATATGGTCGCCGGGAATGGAGCTCCAAAACCTGCCCTTGGTGAGAGCTGGAAAGCTGTTCCACATATTCGCCTCATGATCTCTCGTGATCGTGGGAGCAATATCTGCACCGCGACGGCACTGAAGCACACGCTACTG GCTTGTGGTCGCCATATGAAATTTCAGTTCCTACCTAGCTGA
- the LOC125524287 gene encoding G-type lectin S-receptor-like serine/threonine-protein kinase At2g19130: MPLIAATFMALALCFAPAVGAAATLSAGRPLRGNDTLVSAQGRFELGLFSPAGSSDGRFYLGIWYKDIPGHTVVWVGNRASPLSGLASAELRVSADDGNLELVGPTGASASPVVVWSSNLSSSLSPGTNNTAEIRDNGNLVLVDGANSSNVLWQSFDHPTDTYLPGARLGENKLTGEYQALTSWRNAQDPAPGMFYDTLDPNGTAEFFMLWNRSRMYWRGGVWTGGRWKGDVGAATGRGTNLYNTTFVDTPAFRGTTTVLADDATVTRLVLDLNGQKKQFVWVPASRSWQLFWAAPTAQCDAYALCGAFGVCNQRSQLPCRCPPGFAPASERDWALSDWSGGCRRSSPLACAHNGSTTDGFLALPDVKLPDEPLAMTAAQSKAECESACQNNCSCQAYTFSAGAGACSVWHGDIRNLEQLFPDSSSPGSDFYLRLSQRALQDLHSGHGKKGGRKPWLVFGITLAGVAALGASVVLAWRVLLAWRRPAVYMENKNGSSLAVYSYADLRAATNNFSERLGGGGFGSVYRGVLKQHKGGSTTQVQVAVKKLESLARQGDKQFRAEVSTLGLIQHVNLVRLLGFCSSGDEKMLVYEYMPRGSLTGSFFGSGACPSWRDRYCVMLGVARGLTYLHDGCRERIIHCDIKPENILLDEDMSPRIADFGMAKLVGRDFSRALTTMRGTMGYLAPEWISGQPISVKADVYSYGMVLFELVSGRRNSERYGELEATSGTGARESLTFFPVWAAQKVVEGQVGAVADPRLHGDVMPEELERACRVACWCIQDEEAHRPTMAQVVQALEGAIHVHVPPVPRALQRLVM, from the coding sequence ATGCCACTCATCGCTGCCACTTTCATGGCCCTTGCCTTGTGCTTCGCCCCGGCAGTGGGTGCGGCGGCGACGCTCTCGGCGGGGCGTCCGCTGCGGGGCAACGACACGCTGGTCTCCGCACAGGGCAGGTTCGAGCTCGGCCTCTTCAGCCCGGCCGGCAGCTCCGACGGCAGGTTCTACCTCGGGATCTGGTACAAGGACATCCCCGGCCACACCGTCGTCTGGGTCGGCAACCGCGCGAGCCCTCTGTCCGGCCTTGCCTCCGCCGAGCTCCGGGTGTCCGCCGACGACGGCAACCTCGAGCTCGTCGGTCCCACCGGCGCCTCCGCCTCGCCGGTCGTGGTGTGGTCTTCGAACCTCTCGTCTTCCTTGTCGCCAGGCACGAACAACACGGCGGAGATCCGCGACAACGGCAACCTGGTCCTTGTCGACGGCGCCAACTCCTCCAACGTGCTGTGGCAGAGCTTCGACCACCCCACGGACACGTACCTGCCGGGGGCGCGGCTCGGGGAGAACAAGCTCACCGGCGAGTACCAGGCGCTGACCTCATGGCGGAACGCCCAGGACCCTGCGCCGGGAATGTTCTACGACACGCTGGACCCCAACGGCACCGCTGAGTTCTTCATGCTGTGGAACCGCTCCCGCATGTACTGGCGGGGCGGCGTCTGGACGGGGGGCCGCTGGAAGGGCGACGTCGGGGCGGCGACCGGAAGGGGCACCAACCTCTACAACACGACCTTCGTCGACACGCCGGCGTTCCGGGGCACCACCACCGTGCTCGCCGACGACGCCACCGTCACGCGCCTGGTGCTCGACCTCAACGGCCAGAAGAAGCAGTTCGTCTGGGTGCCGGCGAGCCGGAGCTGGCAGCTGTTCTGGGCGGCGCCCACCGCGCAGTGCGACGCGTACGCGCTCTGCGGCGCGTTCGGCGTCTGCAACCAGAGGAGCCAGCTGCCGTGCCGGTGCCCGCCCGGGTTCGCTCCGGCGTCGGAGAGGGACTGGGCGCTCAGTGACTGGAGCGGCGGGTGCCGCCGGAGCTCGCCGCTCGCGTGCGCGCACAACGGGTCGACGACGGACGGGTTCCTGGCACTGCCGGACGTGAAGCTCCCGGACGAGCCGCTCGCCATGACCGCCGCCCAGAGCAAAGCGGAGTGTGAGTCGGCTTGCCAAAACAACTGTTCGTGCCAGGCCTACACCTTCTCCGCCGGGGCCGGGGCTTGCTCCGTCTGGCACGGAGACATCCGCAACCTTGAGCAGCTCTTCCCGGACTCCAGCAGCCCCGGGTCAGACTTTTATCTCCGGCTTTCACAAAGAGCATTGCAGGATCTCCATAGCGGACACGGGAAGAAAGGAGGGAGAAAACCATGGCTTGTCTTTGGCATCACGCTGGCCGGCGTAGCAGCATTGGGCGCGTCGGTCGTACTGGCCTGGAGGGTTCTTCTTGCCTGGAGAAGACCGGCTGTGTACATGGAGAACAAGAATGGATCCTCCTTGGCCGTGTACAGCTACGCCGACCTCCGTGCCGCCACCAACAACTTCTCGGAGCGGCTGGGCGGCGGAGGCTTCGGCTCGGTGTACCGCGGGGTTCTGAAGCAGCACAAGGGAGGCAGCACGACCCAAGTCCAAGTGGCGGTGAAGAAGCTGGAGAGTCTTGCGCGACAGGGCGACAAGCAGTTCCGGGCGGAGGTGAGCACGCTGGGGCTCATCCAGCACGTGAACCTCGTCCGGCTCCTCGGGTTCTGCTCGTCGGGCGACGAGAAGATGCTCGTGTACGAGTACATGCCTAGAGGCTCCCTCACCGGCTCCTTTTTCGGCAGCGGTGCATGCCCGAGCTGGCGCGACCGGTACTGTGTCATGCTCGGGGTGGCGAGGGGGCTGACCTACCTGCACGACGGCTGCCGTGAGCGCATCATACACTGCGACATCAAGCCGGAGAACATCCTGCTAGACGAGGACATGTCCCCGAGGATCGCCGACTTCGGAATGGCGAAGCTGGTGGGCAGGGATTTCAGCCGCGCGCTGACGACGATGCGAGGCACCATGGGGTACCTCGCCCCAGAGTGGATCTCCGGGCAGCCAATCAGCGTCAAGGCGGACGTGTACAGCTATGGCATGGTGCTCTTCGAGCTCGTCTCGGGACGACGTAACTCCGAGAGGTACGGCGAGCTGGAGGCGACGTCAGGGACTGGGGCGAGGGAGTCCTTGACCTTCTTCCCAGTGTGGGCCGCGCAAAAGGTTGTGGAAGGACAGGTGGGCGCCGTGGCTGACCCGCGGCTGCACGGCGACGTGATGCCGGAGGAGCTAGAGCGGGCGTGCAGGGTGGCGTGCTGGTGCATCCAAGACGAGGAGGCGCATCGCCCAACCATGGCGCAGGTGGTGCAAGCGCTGGAGGGCGCCATCCACGTCCACGTGCCGCCGGTGCCGCGGGCACTGCAGCGCCTCGtcatgtaa